The following coding sequences lie in one Phragmites australis chromosome 8, lpPhrAust1.1, whole genome shotgun sequence genomic window:
- the LOC133925940 gene encoding syntaxin-124-like, which translates to MNDLFSSSSFKKYADANPQPSAGDMEAGGENVVNLDKFFEDVEAVKEDMRELEGMYKRLQSANEESKTAHDARAVKSLRARMDADVEQVLRRAKAVKGKLEALDRSNATSRKVPGCGPGSSADRTRTSVVAGLGKKLKDLMDDFQGLRTRMAAEYKETVARRYYTVTGEKAEDSTIESLISSGESESFLQKAIQEQGRGQVMDTISEIQERHDAVKDIECSLMDLHQVFLDMAALVEAQGHQLNDIESHVAHASSFVRRGTVELETAREYQKSSRKWMCIAVLAGVVLVAVLVLPVLVNLRILTLPR; encoded by the exons ATGAACGACCTGTTCTCGTCGAGCTCGTTCAAGAAGTATGCGGATGCGAATCCGCAGCCGTCGGCGGGAGACATGGAGGCCGGCGGCGAGAACGTGGTGAACCTCGACAAGTTCTTCGAGGACGTGGAGGCGGTGAAGGAGGACATGCGCGAGCTGGAGGGCATGTACAAGCGCCTCCAGTCCGCGAACGAGGAGAGCAAGACGGCGCACGACGCCCGCGCCGTCAAGTCCCTCCGCGCCCGCATGGACGCCGACGTCGAGCAGGTTCTCCGCCGCGCCAAGGCCGTCAAGGGCAAGCTCGAGGCCCTCGACCGCTCCAACGCCACCTCCCGCAAGGTCCCCGGCTGCGGGCCAGGCTCCTCTGCCGATCGCACCCGCACCTCCGTTGTCGCCGGCCTCGGCAAGAAGCTCAAGGACCTCATGGACGACTTTCAG GGGTTGAGGACGAGGATGGCGGCGGAGTACAAGGAGACGGTGGCGCGGCGGTACTACACAGTGacgggggagaaggctgaggacagCACGATCGAGTCGCTCATCTCATCGGGGGAGAGCGAGTCGTTCCTGCAGAAGGCGATCCAAGAGCAAGGGCGCGGGCAGGTGATGGACACCATATCGGAGATCCAGGAGCGGCACGACGCCGTGAAGGATATCGAGTGCAGCCTGATGGACCTGCACCAGGTGTTCCTGGACATGGCCGCGCTCGTGGAAGCGCAGGGGCACCAGCTCAACGACATCGAGAGCCACGTCGCGCACGCCAGCTCCTTCGTGCGCCGCGGCACCGTCGAGCTGGAGACCGCGCGCGAGTACCAGAAGAGCAGCCGCAAGTGGATGTGCATCGCCGTCCTCGCCGGGGTCGTGCTCGTGGCCGTCCTCGTCCTGCCCGTCCTCGTCAACCTCCGCATCTTGACGCTCCCCAGATGA